From one Dermacentor silvarum isolate Dsil-2018 chromosome 3, BIME_Dsil_1.4, whole genome shotgun sequence genomic stretch:
- the LOC125943803 gene encoding uncharacterized protein K02A2.6-like: MLSHELPSLPWQFVGVDLFHHEGNDYLIVVDSYSFFFEVRKLNRTTATAVINASAEIFATHGIPAKLCSDNGPPFNSATFQAFTSQFNISHTTSSPYYPRANGLAERAVQEAKHLLNKCPFSTLEFYSALLEWRNTPRDEQLQSPAQRLMGRHTRSQLPVLNCHLEPKTIPTEAVRQRLQEIRHKQRSYYNRTTRALPDLHSGNKVSVYDTHSRTWAPAMVVGPAGPPRSYVVATDSGQQLRRTREHLRATDAAQPAQSQAETPKQAAPSTPADAVQAPLRRSERVRQEPQRYPLPERK; encoded by the coding sequence ATGCTGAGTCACGAACTACCGAGTTTGCCATGGCAGTTTGTCGGGGTCGATCTTTTCCACCACGAAGGCAATGATTACCTCATAGTGGTAGATTCTTACTCCTTTTTCTTCGAGGTTCGCAAGCTTAATCGGACTACCGCTACTGCTGTAATCAACGCAAGTGCCGAAATCTTCGCGACACATGGCATTCCCGCCAAACTGTGCAGTGACAACGGCCCTCCTTTCAACAGTGCAACTTTCCAAGCATTCACAAGTCAATTTAATATCAGCCACACCACTTCTAGCCCGTACTACCCGCGTGCCAACGGCTTGGCAGAACGTGCCGTTCAGGAAGCTAAACATCTGCTAAACAAATGCCCGTTTTCCACCCTTGAATTTTACAGCGCGTTGTTGGAATGGAGGAACACTCCAAGGGACGAACAGTTGCAGTCGCCAGCTCAAAGGCTCATGGGACGTCACACCAGAAGCCAACTCCCGGTTCTCAACTGCCACCTGGAGCCCAAGACGATACCCACGGAAGCAGTTCGTCAGCGACTACAAGAAATACGACATAAACAGCGTTCCTACTACAACAGAACGACACGGGCTCTGCCAGACCTTCATAGCGGAAACAAGGTGTCCGTATACGACACACACAGCAGAACGTGGGCTCCGGCCATGGTGGTTGGTCCTGCGGGGCCACCGCGATCCTACGTAGTGGCTACAGACAGTGGACAGCAGTTACGCCGTACGAGAGAGCATCTCAGGGCCACAGATGCTGCTCAGCCTGCTCAGTCGCAAGCAGAAACACCAAAACAGGCAGCGCCAAGTACCCCAGCAGACGCAGTTCAAGCCCCACTTCGAAGAAGTGAACGGGTACGCCAAGAGCCGCAACGTTATCCACTACCAGAACGTAAATAG